The following proteins are encoded in a genomic region of Desulfovibrio sp.:
- a CDS encoding metalloregulator ArsR/SmtB family transcription factor: protein MRTTYLNTLPEHWQPVAAVFAAMGDTTRQRILLLFEPGEELSIKDIAAEFDFGRSTIVHHLAVLEKAGILTVRREGRQALYSVCHHIVLDSLEKLRLFIEEDLQEGAAARPQAEKGTNA, encoded by the coding sequence ATGAGAACAACGTACCTTAATACCCTCCCTGAACATTGGCAGCCCGTAGCCGCAGTATTTGCCGCGATGGGGGATACCACCCGCCAGCGCATCCTGCTTTTGTTCGAGCCCGGCGAGGAGCTTTCCATCAAGGATATTGCCGCAGAATTTGATTTTGGCCGTTCCACCATTGTGCACCATCTGGCAGTGCTGGAAAAAGCCGGAATCCTCACCGTGCGGCGCGAAGGCAGGCAGGCCCTGTATTCTGTATGCCACCATATTGTGCTGGATTCTCTGGAAAAACTTCGTCTCTTTATTGAAGAAGACCTGCAAGAAGGGGCTGCCGCGCGGCCCCAAGCTGAAAAGGGAACAAACGCATGA